From Gemmatimonadota bacterium:
ATGAGCAGAGGCGGCAGTGGGACCGGGCTGTCGTCATGTACCGTGAGATCATTGCGCTGGGTCCCGACCGGGAAGCGGCCCTGCGGCACCGGCTTGCGCGCCTCCTGATGTTCCTCGGCCGGCCGGGCGAAGCGGTGGAGGAGTACCGGGTGCTGTTGGAGCACAACCGGACCTCCCCGGCCCTGTGGGCGGAACTGGGGGAGGCCTACCAGGACCTCGGCCAGGCGGAGCAGGCGCTCTCCACCCTGGAGGAGGGCCTCGAACTGCACCCCGGCTCGGCGGAGCTCCATGGCGCCCTGGGCGACGTGCTGCTCGACCAGGACAAGCCGGCGGAAGCCGTGGTGCCGCTGCGGAAGGCGATCTCCCTGGACGAGCGCGAAGTGAGATTCCGGATCGGCCTGGGGATGGCCTATCGCGCCACCGGACGTACTGAACAGGCCGTAGACGCGCTGAACGAGGGCCTGGGCGTCCTGGGAGACCACCCAGACCTCTACCTGAACCTGGGCTTCGTCTACCAGGAAGCCGGCGCATATCCCCTCGCCGTCTCCGCGTACCGGTCGGCCATCGCCGCGGACCCCGCCCACGGCCGCAGCTGGATTTCGCTGGGATACGCCCTCATGGAACAGGGACAGACGCAGGAGGGCATCGCCGCGTTGCATGAAGGTGTGGAACAATTGCCGGACGACGTTACCCTGCGGTTGAACCTGGCGAACGTCTACCTGGAAAACGGGATGTACAACCAGGCCATCGACCAGTCGCAGAAGAGCATCGGCATCAACCGCCATGATCCGCGCGGGTGGATCAGCCTGAGCCTGGCCTATCTCCGCCAGGACCAGTTCGCACAGGCCGAACGCGTGCTCACCCAGGCCCTGTCGATCCTGCCCGATATGCCCGAGTTCTACTTGTACCTGGGCGTGAGTTTCATGTCCCGGGAGGAGTTCGACCAGGCCGGCGCGCACTTCCGCAAGGTCGTGGAGCTCAACCCGCAGGACGGAAGAGGGTGGGTGAATCTCGGCCTTTCCCATCTGCGCCAGGAGGATTACGAGACCGGCATTCAGGCCCTTCGTGACGGGCTGGAAGAAGCGCCCGGGAACCCCGACCTGTGGTTCTACCTGGGTTATGCCCATACCGAGCAGGAGGATTACGAAGAAGCCATCGCGATCACGAAAGAAGCGGTCGAGCGGTTCAACGACCACCACCGCCTCCATTTCCTGCTGGCGCAGAACTACGACCAGTCGGGCCAGTTCGAGAAAGCCGTGGCTACCTTCGAGACCGCCCTTGAAATCGATCCCGAAGACATCTACACGCTGAACTACCTGGGTTACATCCTGGCCGACCGGGGCCTGCGGCTCGAAGAAGCCAAGGTAATGATCGAAAAAGCCCTCGAGAAAAGCCCGGAGAACGGCGCGTTCCTCGACAGCCTGGGGTGGGTGTACTACCGGCTGGGCGACTACCGGAAAGCGCGGCAGTACGTGGAAAAGGCCCTGCAATACGAAGACACGAGCGCCACGGTGCACGACCATCTCGGGGACATCTACAGCCGGCTCGGCATGCACCGAAGCGCCGAACGTTACTGGCAGCGCGCCCTCGAAATGGAAGACATAACCCCCGAGGAATCCGAAGAGATCCAGCAGAAGCTCCAAGATGCCAGATAACACGTCCGGCCGGTACGGTCGGTACGGCCGGCACGGGCGGCACGGGCGGCACCGGCGGTCCGGCCGGTCCTGGATACTCGCCTGCCTCGGTCTCCTGCTGCTGTCCTGCCGTCCGCCGCCGCCAGCTCCGCCACACCTGCCGGTCGAACTGCTTCTCCAGGAGATCGATGCGTCCTCCAGGCGCCTCCAGGATTTCAGGGGCAGCGCGGGCGTGGAGACTTCCTTCGCGGGCCAACGTGGCCGCGCGTCCCTCCGCATCCGGTATCTCAGCCCGGCGCGATTCCGTATCGACGTGCACGGCGCCCTGTTCGAGATCCTCGCCGTCGTCCTGATCCACGACCTCCGCGTGCGGTTGTACATGCCCCGGGAGAACAAGGTGTTCGAAGGTAAGCTCGAGGCGCGCGAGGCTTTCATCCCCGGACTCGACCTGACGCTGGACGACGTGCACGCCGCCGTGACCGGGACCATAGCGCCCGGCAGGTACCGGGGACTGCCCGTCGCCGACTACCGCCGCGAAGGAAACACGTCGGTAGTCACGCTTGGGGGCGATGGCGGCCGGAGGACGCTGTGGATCGACATGGGCAGGATGACGGTCACGCGCGAGGTGTCGGAATCGCCCGCTAACCAGGGGTCCGTCACCAGGTCAATCACCAGGACTTTCGAACGCTTTCGAAACCGGAACGGCGTCTGGAGACCGGAGAAGGTCCGCATCACCCGGGACGGACCCCGTGCGGGGACGTTCGAACTGACCTACCGGACCCAGTCGATCAACCGCGGGCTGCGGCCGTCCGACATCGCGGTGCGTCTACCCGAAACCGTCGTCCGCCGTCCCCTGGAAGAGGCGGGAACGGTCTTCGAAACCGTGGACAGGGCACCGTCACCGGGCACGTCTGATTCCCGACAAATCCCTTGACAGCCGTTTGGTATCCCGTCTATATTGCCTGCTCCATTCGTCGGTGATGGTGGGCATAGCTCAGTTGGTTAGAGCGCTAGACTGTGGCTCTGGAGGTCGCGGGTTCGAATCCCGTTGCCCACCCTTCAAATCAGGACGCTTTCTACCCGACCGGATCGGTTCCACAGCGCGCCAGAGTTTCGACGGTCGCACGCCAAAGTTCCGGCGGTGAACCGGTTGCCGCGTAACGGCCTATGAAGCAGGCAAAGGAGACCAGCCGGATCTTATGGTGAACGCTACGGACCTGCGCACCGGTATGACCATAAGGATCGATGGATCCATTTACTTCATCACGGGCTGCGAACACATCAAGCCGGGCAAGGGAACGGCCTTCTCACGCACCCGCCTGAAGCATATCCACACCGGGGCCGTGATCGAGAAGACCTACAAGGCCTCGGACAAACTGGAAGACGTGCGGGTGGAACGGCGCAAGTTCCAGTTCCAGTACACCGACGGCGACATGTACTACATGATGGATCTGGAGACTTACGAACAGGTTCCGGTAGGCGCGTCGATCATCGGCGACAACAAGGATTACATCAAGGACAGCATGACGCTCGAACTGCTCACCGCGGACCAGGGTGTCGTGGGCATCGAAATGCCGAATTTCATCGAGCTGGAAGTGACGCAGACCGATCCGGGTATCCGCGGCGACACCGCGACGGGAGGCACCAAGCCGGCCACGCTCGAAAGCGGCGCCGTGGTGCAGGTCCCGCTGTTCATCAACCCCGGCGACGTGCTGCGCATCGATACGCGGTCCCGCGAATACGTAGAGCGGGTGTAGCCGCCCTTCCGAGGAGCCTGACATGGGAATCGATGAGGTGCTCAAGCTGATCGAATCGCTGCGGGATACGGACATCCAGGAAGTCGAGGTGGCCGAGGGCGACCGGAAGATCCGGATCGTGCGCATGACGCCCGGCGCGTCCGCGGCCGCCGTCCCCGCACCCGCAGCGGATACGCACGCGCAGGCCGCCGCGCCACCCGCGGAACACGTGCGGCAGGACGATGGCCGGGCAGACTCCGCGGACAGCACCTACGTCGAGGTGACCTCGCCCATGGTGGGTACCTTCTACCGGTCACCCGAGCCCGACGCCGACCCCTTCGTTCAGGAGCAGGACCGGATCAGCACCGGCCAGCAGCTGTGCATCATCGAAGCCATGAAGCTGATGAACCCCATCCAGTCCGAACTGAACGGGCGGGTGATGGCCATCCTGGTGGAAGACGCCCAGCCCGTCGAGTACGGCCAACCGTTGTTTCTGATCGAACCGGCATAGGAAGCGATGTTCCAGAAGATCCTCATCGCCAACCGCGGCGAGATCGCCCTGCGCGTTATCCGCTCGTGCAAAGAATTGAACATCGCGACGCTGGCCGTCCACTCCGAAACGGACCAGGACTCCCTCCATGTCCGCTTCGCCGACGAGGCGGTCTGCATCGGCAGCAACGCGCCGAACGACAGCTACCTGAACATACCCCGCATCATCAGCGCGGCGGAAATCATGAACGCCGACGCCGTGCATCCCGGATACGGGTTCCTCTCCGAAAACCCCCACTTCGCCGAGGTCTGCGAATCCTGCGACATCGCCTTCATCGGCCCGCCGTCCAGGGCCATCCGCCTCATGGGCGACAAGGCCGAAGCGCGAAAGACGGTGGCGGCGTCCGACGTCCCCACCATTCCGGGCACGGAAGACGTCGTCGAAGACGAGGACGCCGCGGTCGAGGCTTCCCGGGAGATCGGGTTTCCCCTGGTGATCAAGGCCTCCGCCGGAGGCGGCGGGCGGGGTATCCGCATCGTCCGCGACGAGGGCGAGTTGCGCGAAGCCTTCCGCCTGGCTTCACGGGAGGCCCAGAACGCCTTCAACAACCCCGCGCTGTACCTGGAAAGGTATATTGAAAAAGCCCGGCATATCGAGGTGCAGGTCCTGGGTGACCGCCACGGCCAGGTCGTCCACTTAGGCGAGCGGGACTGTTCGATCCAGCGGCGCCGGCAGAAGCTCATCGAAGAGTCGCCGTCCCCCTTCGTCGACGACGAACTACGTGCCGGGCTGGGAGAGGCCGCCCTGCGCGCGGCGCGGGCGATCGACTACGAAAATGCGGGAACCGTCGAGTTCCTCGTGACCGAGGACCGCCAGTTCTACTTCATGGAGATGAACACGCGCATCCAGGTGGAACACCCCGTGACGGAAATGGTCGTTTCACAGGACCTCGTAAAGGAACAGATCCGCGTCGCCGCCGGCCATCCCCTGGGTTTCGCGCAGGAAGACGTGCAAATGCGGGGACACGCCATCGAGTGCCGGATCAACGCCGAGGACCCGGACCGGAACTTCATGCCCTCCACGGGCGAGATCACGAGTTTCCACACGCCGGGCGGTTACGGAGTGCGGGTGGACAGCCACGTGTACGCCCAGTACGTCGTCACGCCCTTCTACGACTCCATGCTGGCGAAGCTGATCGTCTGGGGAAAGGACCGGGAGGAGGCAATGACGCGGACCGAGCGGGCCCTGGAGGAGTTTATCGTCGAAGGCATCAACACGACGATTCCGTTCCACCAGTTCATGTTGAGGCACCCGACCTTCCGTTCCGGACAAGCCGATACGGACTTCGTTGAATCCCTGAGTTCCCTGAGCTGACAAAATGACCGGTGACGGCCCGCATCGGGTCCGGGCGCCGGAGAAAGGAACGCATGAACACGCCCTCAGATCTCCGCTATTCTTCCGAACACGAGTGGGTGCGCCTGGAGGGCGACATCGCCACCGTCGGCATCACGGACTTCGCACAGTCCGAACTCGGCGACATCGTCTTCGTGGAACTGCCTTCGGAAGGCGACCCGGTGGCCGAGATGGGCGTCTTCGGGGCGGTGGAAGCCGTGAAGACCGTGTCGGACCTCTACAGTCCAATGGGCGGAACGGTGACGGAGGTCAACGACGACCTGGAAGACAACCCCGAGGCGGTCAACCAGGACCCCTACGGCGACGGATGGATGATCAGGCTGAAAGTCGATGACGCGGGCGCCTTCACCAGCCTGATGACCGCCGCGGACTACCGTTCCTTCGTCGGCGTCTGAGAGGCCGCGGGCGAACAGTACTTTTTCGGCCTGATGACCGCCCGCCGACCACCGATCCTTCGCCGGCGCCTGAGAGGCCGGCCCCCGCGGAGAATCCATGACTTACATCCCCAACACCGACGCCGACCGGCAGGCCATGATGGCAGTCATCGGCATCGAGTCGGTCGAAGAACTGCTGTCCGTCATCCCCGACGACGTCCGGCTGGACGGACCTTTGGACCTCCCGCCCGCCCTGTCGGAACTCGAACTCCACGATACGATGGGCGAGATGTCCGCCCGCAACGGTTCGGCCGACCGGATGGCGTCCTTCGTGGGTGGCGGCATGTACGATCACTTCGTGCCCAGCGCCATAGGCCACCTGGCCGGCCGATCGGAATTCCTGACCTGCTACACGCCCTACCAGCCGGAAGTGAGCCAGGGCACGCTCCAGGGCATCTACGAGTTCCAGACGATGATCTGCGAACTTACGGGTCTGGAGGTGGCCAACGCCTCCATGTACGACGGCGCTTCGGCGACGGCGGAAGCGGCCATGCTGGCCCGGTCGGCCACGGGGCGCGACCGCGTGATCCTGGCGGGTAGCGTGCACCCCCATTACGTCGAGACGGTCCGTACCTACGCCCACGGGCCGGGCATCGAAGTGGAGACGCTTCCCTGCCCGAACGGCGCGCTGGATCCCGGCCAACTGGAGTCGGCCCTGACCGATGATACGGCCTGCGTGATCGTCCAGCATCCCAATTTCTACGGCTGCCTGGAATCCATGAGCGAACTGGAACGGGTCGTGCACGGCGCGGGCGCCCTCCTGGTCATGGCCGTGGACCCGATCTCCCTCGGGGTCATCGAGTCTCCTGGCGCCTACGGCGCGGACATCGCCGTGGGAGAGGGGCAGTCCATGGGCAACCAGGTGAGTTACGGCGGACCGGCCCTGGGTTTCTTCGCGGCGCGGGACCGCTTCGTCCGGCGCATGCCCGGCCGCATCGCGGGACAAACCATCGACCAGGAGAACCGACGGGGGTTCGTCCTGACGCTGCAGGCCCGCGAACAGCATATCCGGCGGGACAAGGCGACGTCGAACATCTGCACCAGCCAGCAGCTCAACGCCCTGATGGCGACCATCTACCTGTCGTTGATCGGGAAAGAGGGATTGAAGCAGGTGGCGGAACTGTGCCTCCACAAAAGCCACTACGCGGCAGCGCGCATCGCGGACCTGCCAGGCTATGAACTCGCCTTCGACCGGTCGTTCTTCAAGGAATTCGTGGTGCGGACGCCGGCACCGCCCGACAAGATTGTGACCCGGCTCGCGGACGACGGGTTGCTGGCCGGCATCGACCTGGGACGCTTCCCGTCACTGGAAATCGAAGACGGCCTGCTGATCGCCGTGACGGAGCGGAGGACGCGCGCCCAGATCGACCGGCTGGTCGAAGCGCTGGCGCGATTCAGTTGAGTTTCGCAGGCTGCGGGCGGCCTGGGCGGCTCAGGTCGACCCACGAGCGCAGAACCGCCGTACACGAAGCAGATGCATCCTGAGAGGTAACAGTTTGTCGGAACCGCTTATATTTGAACTGAGCTCTCCCGGACGCAGAGGGGTTGCGCTGCCCGCGCCGGACGTGCCCGTCAAGCCGGTAGCGTCCTACCTGCCCGCAGCGGACCTCCGCGGCACGCCGCCCGAGCTGCCCGAAGTCAGCGAGGTCGACGTCGTCCGCCACTATACCCGGCTGTCCACCCTGAACTATCATCCGGACCGGGCCATGTATCCCCTGGGTTCGTGCACCATCAAGCACAACCCGAAGGTCAACGAGGACATGGCAGCCCTGCCCGGATTCGCGCGACTGCACCCCATGCAGCAGGACGAGACCTGCCAGGGCGGTCTTCAGTTGATGTACGAACTCTCGAGGGACCTCGCGGAGATCGCCGGACTGGAAGGGGTCACGCTGCAGCCCGCGGCCGGGGCCCACGGCGAACTGACCGGACTGATGATCATGCGGGCCTATCACGAGGCGCGCGGACACGCCCGGCGCAAGGTCATCATCCCCGATTCAGCCCACGGTACCAACCCGGCCAGCGTCACCCTGGTGGGCTACGAGACGGTGCAGATCCCGACCAATGCCCACGGGCTCGTGGACACCGGTCAATTGGCGGAGCTGATCGACGGGGAGACGGCCGCCTTCATGCTCACCAATCCGAACACGCTGGGGCTCTTCGAATCGGAGATACGCACCATCGCGGACATCGTCCACGACGCCGGGGCGCTGCTCTACATGGACGGGGCGAACCTCAACGCGGTCCTCGGCATAACCCGGCCCGGCGACATGGGCTTCGACGTCGTCCACTTCAACCTGCACAAGACCTTTTCCACGCCCCACGGGGGCGGCGGACCGGGAGCGGGACCCGTGGGCGTGCGGAGCGACCTGGTCCGGTTCCTGCCGACACCCGTGCCGGTGAAGGACGGCGACGGGTACCGGTTCGACTA
This genomic window contains:
- a CDS encoding tetratricopeptide repeat protein, encoding MSPGSSGSSTAKGGNMPVGRSLGAAGRTWYVLAVTVMLAAVCPPEHALGQVDRARALEHFAEGGLHEARNDPANAIKSYLQALECDSTSAEIHTALARVYYRVTERDKAQQHARTAVELDSTATESWFVLGRYHAELGRYLPARTAFERVVTLEPGHIEAHIALSQLASRLNDPDAALRELETVSRLAPRNPEFHFKLADVYKQRGMYDKAVIALQKVLDDYPDSIPARVGLTEIYEQRRQWDRAVVMYREIIALGPDREAALRHRLARLLMFLGRPGEAVEEYRVLLEHNRTSPALWAELGEAYQDLGQAEQALSTLEEGLELHPGSAELHGALGDVLLDQDKPAEAVVPLRKAISLDEREVRFRIGLGMAYRATGRTEQAVDALNEGLGVLGDHPDLYLNLGFVYQEAGAYPLAVSAYRSAIAADPAHGRSWISLGYALMEQGQTQEGIAALHEGVEQLPDDVTLRLNLANVYLENGMYNQAIDQSQKSIGINRHDPRGWISLSLAYLRQDQFAQAERVLTQALSILPDMPEFYLYLGVSFMSREEFDQAGAHFRKVVELNPQDGRGWVNLGLSHLRQEDYETGIQALRDGLEEAPGNPDLWFYLGYAHTEQEDYEEAIAITKEAVERFNDHHRLHFLLAQNYDQSGQFEKAVATFETALEIDPEDIYTLNYLGYILADRGLRLEEAKVMIEKALEKSPENGAFLDSLGWVYYRLGDYRKARQYVEKALQYEDTSATVHDHLGDIYSRLGMHRSAERYWQRALEMEDITPEESEEIQQKLQDAR
- the efp gene encoding elongation factor P, which produces MVNATDLRTGMTIRIDGSIYFITGCEHIKPGKGTAFSRTRLKHIHTGAVIEKTYKASDKLEDVRVERRKFQFQYTDGDMYYMMDLETYEQVPVGASIIGDNKDYIKDSMTLELLTADQGVVGIEMPNFIELEVTQTDPGIRGDTATGGTKPATLESGAVVQVPLFINPGDVLRIDTRSREYVERV
- the accB gene encoding acetyl-CoA carboxylase biotin carboxyl carrier protein, producing MGIDEVLKLIESLRDTDIQEVEVAEGDRKIRIVRMTPGASAAAVPAPAADTHAQAAAPPAEHVRQDDGRADSADSTYVEVTSPMVGTFYRSPEPDADPFVQEQDRISTGQQLCIIEAMKLMNPIQSELNGRVMAILVEDAQPVEYGQPLFLIEPA
- the accC gene encoding acetyl-CoA carboxylase biotin carboxylase subunit is translated as MFQKILIANRGEIALRVIRSCKELNIATLAVHSETDQDSLHVRFADEAVCIGSNAPNDSYLNIPRIISAAEIMNADAVHPGYGFLSENPHFAEVCESCDIAFIGPPSRAIRLMGDKAEARKTVAASDVPTIPGTEDVVEDEDAAVEASREIGFPLVIKASAGGGGRGIRIVRDEGELREAFRLASREAQNAFNNPALYLERYIEKARHIEVQVLGDRHGQVVHLGERDCSIQRRRQKLIEESPSPFVDDELRAGLGEAALRAARAIDYENAGTVEFLVTEDRQFYFMEMNTRIQVEHPVTEMVVSQDLVKEQIRVAAGHPLGFAQEDVQMRGHAIECRINAEDPDRNFMPSTGEITSFHTPGGYGVRVDSHVYAQYVVTPFYDSMLAKLIVWGKDREEAMTRTERALEEFIVEGINTTIPFHQFMLRHPTFRSGQADTDFVESLSSLS
- the gcvH gene encoding glycine cleavage system protein GcvH, with translation MNTPSDLRYSSEHEWVRLEGDIATVGITDFAQSELGDIVFVELPSEGDPVAEMGVFGAVEAVKTVSDLYSPMGGTVTEVNDDLEDNPEAVNQDPYGDGWMIRLKVDDAGAFTSLMTAADYRSFVGV
- a CDS encoding aminomethyl-transferring glycine dehydrogenase subunit GcvPA, with the protein product MTYIPNTDADRQAMMAVIGIESVEELLSVIPDDVRLDGPLDLPPALSELELHDTMGEMSARNGSADRMASFVGGGMYDHFVPSAIGHLAGRSEFLTCYTPYQPEVSQGTLQGIYEFQTMICELTGLEVANASMYDGASATAEAAMLARSATGRDRVILAGSVHPHYVETVRTYAHGPGIEVETLPCPNGALDPGQLESALTDDTACVIVQHPNFYGCLESMSELERVVHGAGALLVMAVDPISLGVIESPGAYGADIAVGEGQSMGNQVSYGGPALGFFAARDRFVRRMPGRIAGQTIDQENRRGFVLTLQAREQHIRRDKATSNICTSQQLNALMATIYLSLIGKEGLKQVAELCLHKSHYAAARIADLPGYELAFDRSFFKEFVVRTPAPPDKIVTRLADDGLLAGIDLGRFPSLEIEDGLLIAVTERRTRAQIDRLVEALARFS
- a CDS encoding glycine dehydrogenase subunit 2, translated to MSEPLIFELSSPGRRGVALPAPDVPVKPVASYLPAADLRGTPPELPEVSEVDVVRHYTRLSTLNYHPDRAMYPLGSCTIKHNPKVNEDMAALPGFARLHPMQQDETCQGGLQLMYELSRDLAEIAGLEGVTLQPAAGAHGELTGLMIMRAYHEARGHARRKVIIPDSAHGTNPASVTLVGYETVQIPTNAHGLVDTGQLAELIDGETAAFMLTNPNTLGLFESEIRTIADIVHDAGALLYMDGANLNAVLGITRPGDMGFDVVHFNLHKTFSTPHGGGGPGAGPVGVRSDLVRFLPTPVPVKDGDGYRFDYDRPDSIGRVRGFGGSFGMMVRAYAYIRANGPHGLRQVSENAILNANYIMRRLEKYYPRTVLVHGAQKETPIPAEVPCQHEFVASGTRFRAHGVRMLDIAKRLLDYGFYAPTIYFPLIVPEAAMVEPTETESRESIDRFIDAMAAIAEEVENDPELVRNAPHTTPVGRLDEARAAHPKTLNLRYRKPLAE